In Macadamia integrifolia cultivar HAES 741 chromosome 13, SCU_Mint_v3, whole genome shotgun sequence, one DNA window encodes the following:
- the LOC122059142 gene encoding disease resistance protein RUN1-like, which yields MAELNEASSSASASVSSNFDVFLNFRGEDTRKNFTGFLHKALKNSGINVFFDSEKLWVGEAIGPALLRAIEGSKISIPVFSKGYASSKWCLLELSQIHHFHTTNGQMVLPIFFDVEPSHVRNQTGSFEGPVQEHEKNFKPHIVESWREALRMVGNLKGWVLKEDANGDQADLVELVVKRVWGALISSTFLAECKYPIGIDSCVNELLPLLNIGSNDVQSLGICGFGGIGKTTIAKALYNRIHPNFNRHSFLSDVREQATQRRGLATLQKRLLKDIFKVDIDIADYHRGKTMIKERLCKENVLLVLDDVDNQEQLSALASELNWSGQESRVIITTRDEHILNMAKVDGDKLYWPQVLDHNQSLQLFSFHAFSRGQPPEDYMQLSQDVVCYSGGLPLTLEVLGSYLSEISNKDIWESTLQKLKDIPHEKVQRRLKISYDNLEDDYQKAIFLDVACFFIGWEKQTVIFIWEACGYHPKSSIYILFKRSLLKFQGNFLRMHDQIRDMGRKIVLEESLMEPGTDMIKGIMLPYAFVPINLDSEQFEMMHNLRYLDISLANFTGDFSLLPSGLIWFKWIGRHWGTILPTNFYHRRLVNLDLSDSMIKQAWNMEPQDENKRFQKLKLLNLRRCRYLSKSPKFSWFPYLERLDLECCDSLDKLDESIGQLTQLKSLILCMCQQIKELPKSIGNLKSLVKLDLSWIEKMEELPHSISRLSSLKELNLQSCVSLKKLPEKIGDLKSLVKLDLSRTKKIEELPDNISWLSSLKELNMQSCVSLNKLPESIGDLKSLVMLDLSWIEKIEELPHNISRLSSLKELNLQSCVSLNKLPESIGDLRSLAKLDLLWTEAMKELLDNISRLSSLKELNLRSCLSLKKLPESLGDLKSLVKLDLFSTKIEELPNNISMLSSLKDLDLESCDSLKKLPNGVGLLEKLEVLNAMDFGKLVQLPRSMGRMKCLRSIDLRGTQISKLPDDISLLSSLEVLTGNARLKTLPIDLLATFKNLE from the exons ATGGCTGAACTGAATGAGGCGTCCTCCTCTGCCTCTGCATCTGTATCTTCCAATTTTGATGTGTTCCTTAATTTCAGAGGTGAAGACACTCGCAAAAACTTCACTGGGTTCCTTCACAAAGCTTTGAAAAACAGTGGAATCAATGTCTTTTTTGACAGTGAAAAATTGTGGGTTGGAGAAGCCATTGGCCCAGCCCTCCTCAGAGCCATAGAGGGATCCAAAATCTCAATCCCTGTCTTCTCCAAAGGTTATGCCTCTAGCAAATGGTGCCTACTGGAACTTTCTCAGATACACCATTTCCACACAACCAATGGTCAAATGGTCCTTCCCATATTCTTTGATGTTGAGCCATCCCATGTTCGAAATCAGACTGGAAGTTTTGAAGGACCCGTTCAAGAACATGAAAAGAATTTTAAACCCCATATTGTAGAGAGTTGGAGGGAAGCTTTAAGAATGGTAGGGAATCTCAAGGGATGGGTTCTCAAGGAAGACGCAAATGG AGATCAAGCAGATCTAGTTGAATTAGTTGTCAAAAGAGTTTGGGGTGCATTGATCAGCAGCACCTTTTTGGCTGAATGTAAATACCCTATTGGAATAGATTCATGTGTGAATGAACTGTTACCTTTATTAAATATTGGTTCCAATGATGTTCAGTCCTTGGGAATCTGTGGTTTCGGTGGAATTGGAAAGACAACTATTGCCAAAGCTCTCTACAATCGCATCCATCCAAACTTCAATAGACATAGTTTTCTTTCAGATGTTAGAGAGCAAGCAACGCAACGCAGGGGTTTAGCAACTTTGCAGAAGCGTCTTCTTAAAGATATCTTCAAAGTAGACATTGACATAGCCGATTATCACAGAGGAAAAACAATGATAAAAGAAAGACTTTGTAAAGAAAatgttcttcttgttcttgatgatgtggacaACCAAGAACAGTTAAGTGCTTTGGCTAGTGAATTGAATTGGTCTGGTCAAGAAAGCAGGGTCATAATAACAACCAGGGACGAACATATTCTGAATATGGCTAAAGTTGATGGTGATAAATTATATTGGCCTCAAGTTCTGGATCATAATcaatctcttcaactatttAGTTTTCATGCCTTTTCAAGGGGCCAACCTCCTGAAGATTACATGCAACTTTCACAAGATGTAGTCTGCTATTCGGGAGGGTTGCCTTTAACTCTAGAGGTGTTGGGGTCTTACCTATCAGAAATAAGCAACAAAGATATTTGGGAAAGTACATTGCAAAAATTGAAAGATATTCCTCATGAAAAAGTCCAGAGAAGGTTGAAGATAAGCTATGATAATCTAGAAGATGATTATCAGAAAGCCATATTTCTTGATGTTGCATGCTTTTTCATTGGATGGGAGAAACAAACAGTAATTTTTATATGGGAAGCTTGTGGCTATCATCCTAAATCATCAATATACATACTATTTAAAAGGTCCCTTCTAAAATTTCAAGGCAATTTCTTAAGAATGCATGATCAAATTCGAGATATGGGAAGGAAAATTGTATTGGAAGAAAGCCTTATGGAGCCAG GAACTGATATGATAAAAGGCATAATGCTTCCCTATGCATTTGTGCCTATTAATTTAGATAGTGAACAATTTGAGATGATGCACAATCTACGATATCTCGACATTAGTCTAGCAAACTTCACGGGAGACTTTTCACTCCTTCCTTCTGGGTTGATATGGTTCAAGTGGATTGGTCGCCATTGGGGTACTATTCTACCAACCAATTTTTATCACAGGAGACTAGTTAATCTCGACCTATCAGATAGCATGATTAAACAAGCCTGGAATATGGAGCCTCAAGATGAAAATAAG CGGTTCCAAAAGTTGAAACTTCTCAATCTTAGGCGATGTCGTTATCTATCTAAGTCCCCAAAATTTTCATGGTTTCCTTACTTGGAGAGATTAGATCTTGAGTGTTGCGATTCCTTGGATAAGTTAGATGAGTCCATTGGGCAATTGACTCAGCTTAAAAGTCTTATTCTATGCATGTGCCAACAAATAAAGGAGTTGCCTAAGTCTATTGGTAATCTAAAATCTCTAGTCAAGCTTGACTTGTCATGGATAGAGAAAATGGAAGAACTCCCACATAGCATTTCCCGACTGAGTTCTCTCAAAGAGCTTAATCTCCAATCATGCGTTTCACTCAAGAAGTTGCCCGAGAAAATTGGTGATCTAAAATCTCTAGTCAAGCTTGATTTGAGCAggacaaaaaaaattgaagaactccCAGACAACATTTCTTGGCTGAGTTCTCTCAAAGAGCTCAATATGCAATCTTGTGTCTCACTCAATAAGTTGCCCGAATCCATTGGTGATCTAAAATCTCTAGTCATGCTTGACTTGTCATGGAtagaaaaaattgaagaactccCACATAACATTTCTAGGTTGAGTTCTCTCAAAGAGCTTAATCTACAATCTTGTGTCTCACTCAATAAGCTGCCCGAGTCCATTGGTGATCTAAGATCTCTAGCCAAGCTTGACTTGTTGTGGACAGAAGCAATGAAAGAACTCCTAGACAACATTTCCAGATTGAGCTCTCTCAAAGAGCTTAATCTCCGATCGTGCCTCTCACTTAAGAAGTTGCCCGAGTCTCTGGGTGATCTAAAATCTCTAGTGAAGCTTGACTTGTTTTCAACAAAGATTGAAGAACTCCCAAACAATATTTCTATGCTGAGTTCTCTCAAGGATCTTGATCTCGAAAGCTGCGACTCACTCAAGAAATTGCCCAATGGTGTTGGTCTATTAGAAAAGCTTGAGGTATTAAATGCTATGGATTTCGGGAAACTAGTGCAACTACCGAGATCAATGGGGAGAATGAAGTGTTTGCGTAGCATTGACCTGAGGGGAACCCAAATTTCCAAATTACCTGATGATATTTCATTGCTGTCAAGTTTAGAGGTGTTGACAGGGAACGCGAGGCTCAAAACCCTCCCAATAGATCTATTAGCAACCTTCAAAAACTTGGAGTAA